Proteins encoded in a region of the Candidatus Saccharimonadia bacterium genome:
- a CDS encoding ABC transporter permease, with translation MARFEFARTLSKRSFWVRTLSIPVLLAAVIALSYFSSQVSNEADQKVQQSQFSIAVEDASGLVGPEVLRAAGAKIVVGKASGIEMVKRGQVDAFVYYPVGPAQHAVEVYAKDDGIINNAKYSAAASALLKAGVTAKLGGGEAVSLLQTPPDVSVVTYKDGQETKGFGRAVAPGLFLVLFYAVIVLLGNQMLTSTTEEKENRVIEMILTSVTARTIIVGKILSLVGLGIIQIVAILVPVLVGYFGFREVLNIPVLDLSQVSFAPWPIGVGAAIFLGGFLLFTGLLVAIGAAVPTAKEAGGFFAVAMILVFVPFYALGAIVTSPDQLVVKVMSFFPLTAPITLMLRNAVGNLSAGETAVGLVILYVTGALLMALAIRIFRFGSLEYARKLGIREILTRRA, from the coding sequence GTGGCTCGGTTTGAATTTGCGCGTACGTTGAGCAAGCGGAGTTTTTGGGTGCGAACGTTGTCGATTCCGGTGCTGCTGGCGGCGGTGATTGCGCTGTCGTATTTTTCGAGCCAGGTGTCGAACGAGGCCGACCAAAAGGTGCAGCAGAGCCAGTTTTCGATAGCGGTCGAAGATGCGTCGGGCCTGGTGGGTCCGGAGGTGTTACGGGCGGCGGGAGCTAAAATCGTGGTCGGTAAGGCCAGTGGCATCGAGATGGTGAAGCGGGGGCAGGTTGATGCATTTGTATATTATCCGGTGGGGCCGGCGCAGCATGCGGTTGAGGTGTACGCCAAGGACGATGGTATTATCAATAATGCTAAGTATTCGGCTGCGGCATCGGCCTTGTTGAAGGCTGGGGTGACGGCCAAGCTGGGCGGTGGCGAGGCGGTGAGTTTGCTGCAAACGCCGCCCGACGTGAGTGTGGTGACCTACAAAGACGGCCAAGAAACCAAGGGGTTTGGTCGGGCGGTGGCGCCGGGGTTGTTCCTGGTGCTGTTTTACGCTGTGATTGTGCTATTGGGTAACCAAATGCTCACGAGTACCACGGAGGAGAAAGAAAATCGGGTCATTGAGATGATTTTGACCTCGGTGACGGCCCGGACGATTATTGTGGGCAAAATATTGTCGCTGGTGGGGCTGGGGATTATTCAAATTGTGGCGATTTTGGTACCGGTGCTCGTGGGGTATTTCGGGTTTCGCGAGGTGCTGAATATTCCGGTGCTGGATTTGTCGCAGGTGAGTTTTGCGCCCTGGCCGATTGGGGTGGGCGCGGCGATTTTTCTCGGTGGATTCTTGCTGTTTACGGGGCTGCTGGTAGCGATTGGGGCGGCCGTGCCTACGGCCAAAGAGGCCGGCGGGTTTTTTGCGGTGGCGATGATTCTGGTATTTGTGCCGTTTTACGCGTTGGGGGCGATCGTGACTTCGCCCGACCAATTGGTGGTGAAGGTGATGAGCTTTTTCCCGCTCACGGCGCCGATTACGCTCATGCTGCGTAATGCGGTGGGCAATTTATCGGCCGGCGAGACGGCGGTTGGCCTCGTGATTTTGTACGTGACCGGGGCGCTGCTGATGGCGCTGGCGATTCGAATCTTCCGCTTTGGTTCGCTTGAGTACGCTCGCAAACTGGGGATTCGGGAGATTTTGACGCGGCGGGCGTAG
- a CDS encoding queuosine precursor transporter has protein sequence MKINRLDLVVSLYILCIVVSELMGAKIVPLGTIFGFHLNASVAILVVPLMFSAVDVMVEVYGRDRARSLVMCGVIVIALLMVYALAVTNLPPSTRFAAMEPSYDKVFGTSIRMAAASLVAFGLASLLDVMVFSKLRERMHKKALWFRNNISNVVSQFFDTAIFMTLAFYVPALGLGDNLSFLLGVGIPYWLLKCLMSVIETPLVYAGVAWLRGDKSKTA, from the coding sequence GTGAAGATTAATCGCCTTGATCTGGTAGTGTCGCTGTATATTCTGTGTATTGTGGTTTCCGAGCTGATGGGGGCTAAGATAGTTCCGCTGGGGACGATTTTCGGATTTCACCTCAATGCCAGCGTAGCTATTTTGGTAGTGCCGCTGATGTTTTCGGCCGTGGATGTGATGGTGGAGGTGTATGGCCGGGATCGGGCGCGCAGCTTGGTAATGTGTGGAGTGATCGTGATTGCGCTCCTGATGGTGTATGCGCTGGCGGTGACAAATTTGCCCCCGTCTACGCGTTTCGCGGCTATGGAGCCCAGCTACGATAAGGTATTTGGCACGTCGATTCGGATGGCGGCGGCGAGTTTGGTGGCCTTTGGCTTGGCGAGTTTGCTTGATGTGATGGTGTTCTCGAAATTGCGCGAGCGCATGCACAAAAAAGCTTTGTGGTTCCGCAATAACATCTCCAATGTAGTGTCGCAATTCTTTGACACCGCGATTTTTATGACCTTGGCGTTCTATGTGCCGGCTTTGGGACTGGGCGATAATTTGAGCTTCTTGCTGGGAGTTGGTATCCCCTACTGGCTGCTGAAATGTTTGATGTCGGTGATTGAGACGCCGCTGGTGTATGCCGGTGTGGCATGGTTGCGCGGCGACAAGAGCAAGACTGCGTGA
- a CDS encoding type II toxin-antitoxin system RelE/ParE family toxin codes for MLYSVTFRASAARELRKLPISVRKQVSELIDSLTHDPRPHGVKKMTGVDAWRIRIGDYRVVYSVMDQQLVVEIIKIGNRREVYR; via the coding sequence ATGCTCTATTCAGTAACCTTTCGGGCTAGTGCCGCTAGGGAGCTACGTAAGTTACCTATTTCTGTTCGCAAGCAGGTTTCGGAACTGATTGATTCCCTAACTCACGATCCCAGACCGCATGGCGTAAAGAAGATGACGGGTGTTGATGCATGGCGGATCAGGATTGGCGACTATCGGGTTGTATACTCGGTCATGGATCAACAGTTAGTGGTTGAGATTATTAAGATTGGTAATCGTCGGGAAGTTTATAGGTAG
- a CDS encoding RibD family protein: MKLAANFVMTVDGKVQGPGADYWPIGSAADLAQLLDLRAQCDVLVHGRLTAMSHDHLGRLRSPEFGAALARYEHAGPYVYVVVSAHPDEALLAQVDPKGAVLRVIVATTEEAQLPSVPAGVEVWRQGSGQVDLPALHDRMAAEGWRAGALEAGPRLFGAWVAAGLVDDLYVTVAPKLFGTSFGTPTMINGVLFAPDEVPELELLDHRAEGDEVYLHYRFVKGRA; the protein is encoded by the coding sequence GTGAAGCTCGCGGCCAATTTTGTGATGACCGTTGACGGCAAGGTGCAGGGGCCGGGTGCGGACTATTGGCCGATCGGCTCGGCGGCGGATTTGGCTCAGCTGCTCGACCTGCGGGCGCAGTGCGATGTGCTCGTGCACGGCCGGCTGACGGCCATGAGCCACGATCACCTTGGCCGCTTGCGGTCGCCGGAGTTTGGGGCGGCTTTGGCGCGGTATGAGCATGCGGGGCCGTATGTGTATGTGGTGGTGAGCGCGCATCCAGATGAGGCGCTCTTGGCGCAGGTGGATCCCAAGGGCGCGGTGTTGCGGGTGATCGTGGCGACGACCGAGGAGGCGCAGCTGCCTTCGGTGCCGGCGGGCGTAGAGGTGTGGCGGCAGGGGTCGGGGCAGGTGGATTTGCCGGCTTTGCACGATCGCATGGCGGCCGAGGGCTGGCGGGCTGGGGCGCTTGAGGCGGGACCGCGGCTGTTTGGCGCGTGGGTGGCGGCGGGGCTCGTGGACGATCTGTACGTGACGGTGGCGCCGAAGCTGTTTGGGACGTCGTTTGGTACGCCCACTATGATTAACGGGGTGTTATTTGCGCCCGATGAGGTGCCCGAGCTCGAATTGCTGGATCATCGCGCTGAGGGTGACGAGGTATACTTGCATTATCGATTTGTGAAAGGCCGGGCGTGA
- a CDS encoding MarP family serine protease, with protein sequence MSIGTYFVAFAPFLSISGIIVAFGIDLLVVALVLVNVIHGRRLGFTRQVLADIGFFLGVFLGMQLVPIAVTMTANRLGRMAIAFGVVLGVGLFMGFAGDRLGLDLRRATPRLAGLHRGGAIMGAVLSGATSLILVWLVSGMVLTTSFGWFATGLQHSLMLRFLTRVAPPPPLGVTRLQSFIDPNGIPQVFVGLEPAPAKSVDTAEQALVDKVVALDGDSTVRVEGLGCGGLVSGGGFVAGPDEVLTAAHVVAGIKRPFAVDRTGIHAATVVAFDPGNDIALLRVEHVAGKPLRLAPDESAAGAKAVVLGYPDGGPFTGESAGILDRGVITGYDIYGRGRVERPMYSLEAAIRPGNSGGPVVLPDGSVAGMVLARSLYSNDVGYALTTKVVEPFLAMASGRTEAVGVGSCTTGD encoded by the coding sequence ATGTCGATTGGCACTTATTTTGTTGCTTTCGCGCCGTTTTTGAGTATATCCGGCATTATCGTTGCCTTTGGCATCGATCTTTTAGTGGTGGCGCTGGTGCTCGTGAATGTGATTCACGGTCGCCGGCTGGGTTTCACGCGGCAGGTGTTGGCCGATATTGGCTTTTTCCTGGGGGTGTTTCTGGGTATGCAGCTGGTGCCGATTGCGGTTACTATGACGGCTAATCGACTGGGCCGCATGGCGATTGCGTTTGGGGTGGTGCTGGGTGTGGGGTTGTTTATGGGTTTTGCGGGCGATCGCCTGGGGCTGGACCTTCGGCGGGCAACGCCACGGCTGGCTGGCTTGCACCGGGGAGGTGCGATCATGGGGGCGGTGCTGAGCGGGGCCACGAGCTTGATTTTGGTGTGGTTGGTTTCGGGCATGGTGCTCACGACATCGTTTGGATGGTTTGCGACGGGGTTGCAGCATTCGCTGATGCTGCGGTTTTTGACGCGGGTGGCGCCGCCGCCTCCGTTGGGGGTGACGCGGCTGCAATCGTTCATTGATCCGAACGGCATCCCGCAGGTGTTTGTGGGCTTGGAGCCGGCGCCGGCGAAATCGGTGGATACGGCTGAGCAGGCATTGGTAGACAAAGTGGTGGCGCTCGATGGTGACTCGACGGTGCGCGTGGAGGGACTGGGCTGCGGCGGTTTGGTGAGCGGCGGCGGTTTTGTGGCGGGTCCGGATGAAGTATTGACGGCGGCGCACGTGGTGGCGGGCATCAAGCGGCCGTTTGCGGTGGATCGCACGGGGATTCATGCGGCGACGGTGGTGGCGTTTGATCCGGGTAATGATATTGCGCTGTTGCGGGTGGAACATGTGGCGGGTAAACCGTTGCGGCTGGCGCCGGATGAGTCGGCGGCAGGGGCCAAGGCGGTGGTGCTTGGGTATCCAGACGGCGGGCCGTTTACGGGGGAGTCGGCGGGTATTTTGGATAGGGGGGTGATTACGGGGTACGACATTTATGGTCGGGGTCGGGTGGAGCGGCCGATGTACTCGCTCGAGGCGGCGATACGGCCGGGTAATTCGGGCGGGCCGGTGGTGCTGCCGGACGGTTCGGTAGCAGGTATGGTGCTGGCGCGATCGCTGTATTCGAACGATGTGGGCTACGCGTTGACCACCAAAGTGGTGGAGCCGTTTTTGGCTATGGCAAGCGGTAGGACGGAGGCGGTGGGCGTGGGCAGCTGCACGACAGGCGATTAA
- a CDS encoding ATP-binding cassette domain-containing protein yields MSASPIVSIANFRMQFGDNVVIDDLSFEVNAGETFAFLGSNGSGKTTTIRTLLGIFEPTAGELLVKGRHYDPSMSAFLGYLPEERGLYKKESVLDTMLYFGELRWMSRPAARAWSLTYLERVGLADKAHVAIEKLSGGQQQKIQLGVTIMNDPELMILDEPTKGFDPVNRRLLMEIVEEHSRRGATVILVTHQMEEVERLCDRVILLKDGRRRLYGTVDEIRREYGEEVIDLEFNGQLPLKGRRYEAKLAGKRSAELVAADGCTPQQVLEELVGHHDLVITKFELRRSSLDDIFVNIYSEPTEVPVG; encoded by the coding sequence ATGAGCGCCTCCCCCATTGTTTCAATTGCTAATTTTCGCATGCAGTTTGGCGATAACGTTGTGATTGATGACCTGTCGTTTGAGGTGAATGCCGGCGAAACGTTTGCTTTTTTGGGCTCGAATGGCTCGGGCAAGACCACAACCATTCGGACGCTGCTGGGGATTTTCGAGCCGACGGCCGGCGAGTTGCTTGTGAAAGGCCGGCATTATGATCCGAGCATGAGCGCGTTTTTGGGCTATTTGCCCGAAGAGCGTGGGTTGTACAAGAAAGAATCGGTGCTCGATACCATGCTGTACTTTGGTGAATTGCGCTGGATGAGCCGGCCGGCGGCGCGGGCGTGGTCGCTAACGTACCTGGAGCGGGTGGGCTTGGCCGACAAAGCTCACGTGGCGATCGAGAAGCTGTCGGGTGGGCAGCAGCAAAAAATCCAACTGGGGGTGACGATTATGAACGACCCGGAACTCATGATTCTGGATGAGCCCACGAAGGGATTTGATCCGGTGAACCGGCGTTTGCTGATGGAGATTGTGGAGGAGCACAGTCGGCGCGGTGCTACGGTGATTCTGGTGACGCACCAGATGGAAGAAGTGGAGCGGTTGTGCGACCGGGTGATTTTGCTCAAGGACGGCCGGCGTCGGCTCTACGGGACGGTGGACGAGATTCGCCGCGAGTACGGTGAGGAGGTGATTGATTTGGAATTTAACGGTCAATTGCCGCTGAAGGGGCGGCGATACGAGGCAAAGCTAGCGGGCAAGCGTTCGGCTGAGCTGGTGGCCGCGGACGGGTGTACGCCCCAGCAGGTGTTGGAGGAGCTGGTGGGACATCATGATCTGGTGATTACGAAGTTTGAGCTGCGGCGATCGTCGCTCGATGATATTTTTGTGAACATTTATAGTGAGCCAACGGAGGTGCCGGTTGGGTAG
- a CDS encoding PAS domain-containing protein, which produces MAVKAVKVDADELWHVAWTYIKTVVDTVRHPFLILDENLVVISANKTFYTMFEVTQNQTEGKKVYDLGNGEWSAPKLRILLEDILPKNTFFEDFKVDHEFPKIGRKVMMLNARRVYTTDEERPIILLAMEDLTRQRQLEEQLKAYTKSLTREVAKRTAQLEFRVRELEKLNRTITRREKDMQLFKKELEELKASRLSNSDPA; this is translated from the coding sequence ATGGCGGTTAAAGCGGTTAAAGTTGATGCCGATGAACTATGGCATGTAGCTTGGACATACATAAAGACCGTTGTAGACACCGTGCGACACCCCTTTTTGATCCTCGACGAAAATCTCGTGGTAATCTCGGCCAATAAAACCTTTTACACCATGTTTGAGGTCACGCAGAACCAAACCGAGGGCAAAAAGGTCTACGACCTGGGCAACGGCGAATGGAGTGCCCCCAAACTGAGAATTCTTTTGGAGGACATCCTGCCCAAAAACACCTTCTTCGAGGACTTTAAGGTTGACCACGAATTCCCCAAAATAGGCCGCAAGGTCATGATGCTCAACGCCCGCAGAGTCTATACGACAGACGAAGAACGACCGATCATACTCCTCGCCATGGAAGACCTCACCCGGCAAAGACAGCTAGAAGAGCAGTTGAAGGCCTATACCAAAAGCCTTACCCGTGAAGTCGCCAAACGAACAGCCCAGCTAGAATTTCGCGTACGCGAACTAGAAAAATTAAACCGAACCATAACACGACGCGAGAAAGACATGCAGCTATTTAAAAAAGAGCTGGAAGAGCTTAAAGCCTCTCGGTTAAGCAATTCCGACCCAGCCTAA
- a CDS encoding DUF2207 domain-containing protein, with product MKLHRLIIALLASCLFWPLAATAGTQDFTIPTFTADYYLSRDSAHISHLRVHEHLVAKFPDFDQNHGLLRAIPETYQNHPTGLKLTSVTDDTGANLPYTTSHSNHNLVLKIGDAHRYVHGLQSYNLDYALDNVTTGVTGYDGFFWDANGDAWQQEFGQVTANVHLTSDIAAAIQPAAARCFTGPPGSTATACTTVAAAGPDGETITTYTATRALGAGETLTLEQRFAPGTFAAYHEPLTQTLINLAFIGLLVILPVPLTIAIMLRRWLRYGRDPEGRGVIVPQYLPPKDLSVLDASAILTESFQPKAISATILDLAVRGYLKIYETTQARLIGAKTSYDIELVKAPGNLRADEQAVLQLILSNQLTPGTRVNLSSLRNKLSAGATAIGRTVNQRLAHTGYFRVDPAKAKTPYLIIAGVIGAVSFFFLPASIMLLISAGIIAIFSQIMPARTATGVERREYLLGLKMFISVAEAERIKALQAPHGKLTEKIDVTDTTTLVKLYEKLLPYAMLFGLEKDWARQFAALYSQPPDWYGGASSFNAVYFASSLAGFSSAASASFTAPSSSGSGGFAGGGGGGGGGGGW from the coding sequence ATGAAGCTTCACCGCCTTATTATTGCTCTCCTAGCCAGCTGCCTTTTCTGGCCGCTCGCCGCCACGGCCGGAACCCAAGATTTCACCATTCCCACCTTCACCGCCGATTACTACCTGAGCCGTGACTCTGCCCATATCTCCCACCTGCGTGTTCACGAACACCTCGTGGCCAAATTTCCCGATTTTGATCAAAATCACGGCCTGCTCCGGGCCATTCCCGAAACCTACCAAAACCACCCCACAGGCCTCAAACTAACGAGCGTCACCGACGACACCGGCGCCAACCTTCCCTACACCACCAGCCACTCCAACCACAATCTCGTACTCAAAATCGGCGACGCTCACCGCTATGTCCACGGCCTCCAAAGCTACAATCTCGACTACGCCCTCGATAATGTCACCACCGGCGTCACCGGCTACGACGGTTTCTTCTGGGACGCCAACGGCGACGCCTGGCAGCAAGAATTTGGCCAAGTCACCGCCAACGTCCATCTCACCAGCGATATCGCCGCCGCCATCCAACCCGCCGCCGCCCGCTGTTTCACCGGCCCACCCGGCTCCACCGCCACCGCCTGCACCACCGTAGCCGCCGCCGGCCCAGATGGCGAGACCATCACCACCTACACCGCCACCCGAGCGCTCGGTGCCGGCGAAACCCTCACCCTTGAGCAGCGCTTCGCCCCCGGCACCTTCGCGGCCTACCACGAGCCGCTCACCCAGACCCTCATCAATCTGGCCTTCATCGGACTACTCGTCATCCTCCCCGTACCGCTCACCATCGCGATCATGCTACGCCGCTGGCTGCGCTACGGCCGCGACCCCGAAGGCCGCGGCGTCATCGTGCCCCAATACCTGCCGCCCAAAGATCTCAGCGTACTCGACGCCAGTGCCATCCTCACCGAATCCTTCCAGCCCAAAGCCATTTCTGCCACCATTCTCGATCTCGCCGTTCGCGGCTACCTCAAGATTTACGAAACTACCCAGGCTCGCCTCATCGGCGCCAAAACCAGCTACGATATTGAGCTCGTGAAAGCTCCTGGCAATCTGCGCGCCGACGAACAAGCGGTGCTGCAGCTCATACTCAGCAATCAGCTCACCCCCGGCACGCGCGTCAATCTCAGCAGCCTCAGAAACAAACTCTCCGCCGGAGCCACGGCCATCGGCCGCACGGTCAATCAACGCCTAGCCCACACCGGCTACTTTCGTGTTGACCCCGCCAAAGCCAAAACACCCTACCTCATCATCGCCGGTGTCATCGGCGCCGTGAGCTTCTTTTTCCTACCCGCTAGCATTATGCTGCTCATCTCGGCGGGCATCATTGCCATTTTTAGCCAAATCATGCCCGCCCGCACCGCTACCGGCGTCGAACGCCGCGAATATTTGCTCGGGCTCAAAATGTTCATTTCGGTCGCCGAAGCCGAGCGTATCAAGGCCCTCCAAGCGCCGCACGGCAAACTCACCGAAAAGATCGACGTCACCGACACCACCACATTAGTAAAACTCTATGAAAAACTTCTGCCCTACGCCATGCTCTTCGGCCTCGAAAAAGACTGGGCACGCCAGTTCGCCGCCCTCTACAGTCAACCCCCCGACTGGTACGGCGGCGCCTCCAGCTTCAACGCCGTTTACTTCGCCAGCTCGCTCGCGGGCTTTAGCTCGGCCGCCAGCGCCAGCTTCACCGCCCCCTCGAGCTCTGGCTCGGGCGGGTTTGCCGGCGGCGGGGGAGGCGGAGGTGGGGGCGGCGGCTGGTAG
- a CDS encoding sortase, with protein MADPSDTLNIGSLRLRKEYPIAQTQIQRDPESAKHPAAAAAARARIAALPEFAALSELHPAVAGPMLATPAPTADLVTSKSKLADEARTKPLVRGRRLPSAVIPFLTAAGVFLLVLLLFKAPVIINQINYSLSNKPAAPVTTTNPAADIIPAENTLTIAKIGVHSPVIYEPSIQEAAIQRALQDGVVHYGNTALPGANGNVAIFGHSSNDWWEPGDHKFEFVLLDKLTVGDQVSLDYQSKRYIYEVTGARVVEPTEVSVLNPTATPTLTLITCSPPGTSLRRLVVTAKQINPDPTKTAVAATTPAAQATPATLTSSSPGFLDQLVQAWKGIFSGLPSLFGGGSSPSPSPAPAGQIPNVK; from the coding sequence ATGGCCGACCCCTCCGACACCCTCAATATTGGCTCGCTGCGCCTGCGCAAGGAATACCCTATCGCGCAAACGCAGATTCAACGCGACCCCGAAAGCGCTAAGCACCCCGCTGCAGCCGCAGCCGCCCGCGCGCGCATCGCCGCGCTGCCCGAATTCGCCGCGCTGTCCGAACTGCACCCAGCAGTAGCCGGACCCATGCTCGCAACACCCGCGCCCACAGCCGACCTAGTCACGAGCAAATCCAAACTAGCCGACGAAGCCCGCACCAAGCCCCTCGTGCGCGGCCGGCGCTTGCCCTCGGCCGTCATTCCATTTCTCACGGCCGCCGGCGTGTTCTTGTTGGTGCTGTTACTCTTCAAAGCCCCGGTCATCATCAACCAAATCAACTATTCGCTCTCAAACAAACCAGCCGCACCCGTCACGACCACCAATCCCGCCGCCGACATCATCCCCGCCGAAAATACCCTCACCATAGCCAAAATCGGCGTTCACTCGCCCGTGATCTACGAGCCCAGCATCCAAGAAGCCGCCATCCAGCGAGCACTGCAAGACGGCGTGGTGCACTACGGCAACACCGCGCTACCCGGCGCCAACGGCAATGTTGCCATCTTTGGCCACTCATCAAACGACTGGTGGGAGCCGGGCGACCACAAATTCGAATTCGTGCTGCTCGATAAACTCACCGTGGGCGATCAAGTAAGCCTCGATTATCAATCCAAGCGTTACATTTACGAGGTCACCGGCGCCCGGGTAGTAGAACCCACCGAGGTGAGCGTGCTCAACCCCACCGCCACCCCCACGCTCACGCTCATCACCTGCTCACCGCCCGGCACCTCACTGCGCCGGCTCGTAGTCACGGCCAAGCAAATCAACCCCGACCCCACCAAAACCGCGGTGGCCGCCACCACCCCCGCCGCTCAGGCGACGCCGGCCACGCTCACCAGCTCATCGCCCGGCTTCCTCGACCAGCTCGTACAAGCCTGGAAGGGAATTTTCTCAGGACTGCCGTCGCTCTTTGGCGGCGGATCGTCACCCTCGCCGTCGCCCGCTCCCGCCGGTCAGATTCCCAACGTCAAGTAA
- a CDS encoding CopG family transcriptional regulator, whose translation MATLTERTTVYLNPYVKKYLQHEAVEQNKSISELINDQLAELLEDAEDVATINARKAEPLLAWDKVKADLMRDGLL comes from the coding sequence ATGGCTACCCTCACGGAGCGAACAACCGTTTATTTAAACCCCTATGTCAAGAAATATCTGCAACATGAGGCGGTTGAACAAAATAAATCAATTTCAGAGCTGATCAATGATCAACTCGCTGAGCTGCTGGAAGATGCAGAGGATGTGGCAACTATTAATGCACGCAAGGCCGAGCCATTGCTTGCATGGGATAAAGTTAAAGCAGATTTAATGCGAGACGGACTACTTTAG
- a CDS encoding VOC family protein, with product MIFTCIQSTHVAISVTNREKSVDFYKLLEFEQVHLWEAEDKTLSITHLRNGEFILELFCYAAPLSAPDFIHATSTDLPVIGTKHFGLKVDSIEAAREDLAAKAVVASDVKVTQGRTGPRYFFVADPDGILVEISEDNREF from the coding sequence ATGATATTTACATGTATTCAATCCACGCACGTTGCCATCAGTGTTACAAACAGAGAAAAATCTGTAGATTTTTATAAATTACTTGAGTTCGAGCAAGTTCATCTTTGGGAGGCCGAGGACAAGACTTTGAGCATAACGCACCTTCGTAATGGTGAGTTTATCTTAGAATTGTTTTGTTATGCTGCTCCCCTGTCTGCTCCGGATTTCATACATGCGACCTCAACGGATCTTCCCGTCATTGGCACAAAACATTTTGGATTGAAGGTAGATTCAATCGAGGCAGCGCGGGAGGACTTGGCTGCTAAGGCTGTGGTCGCCTCTGATGTCAAGGTTACTCAAGGCCGAACTGGCCCTCGTTATTTCTTTGTGGCTGATCCAGACGGTATTTTGGTTGAAATCTCAGAGGATAACCGCGAGTTCTAG
- a CDS encoding PEGA domain-containing protein codes for MAYGNDYTYDFKTHRIIQKGHVIIDSLPGGIVVTADGRVLGKRTPYQAAYSIGDHIFRLEKDGFWPWEKKLMVTAGRVALADYVIMVPKKPVVTELDAKTQITAQTISKDHRHLAYVVGGTDAAVYTLDLGNKKLVKLYSAKPAVAASEGVAPVGAEVLHDVAWSDDASHLLIVSEVGGVLTHRLAAAGGGEPVNLTQTYGFNFNGLHFSGSNWRQMYWVSPDGLRRLDMDAAAVSGVLADKVSQFWVQPDRVLYVQQTDLGRSLWSLDSRGKRQQVISALVESDSYSVALSRYNNEDELAVVPAKTGVATLYSGIFSDTPVAKVVAQGIVSVSFSPKNGRFLALNSAAGSSVYDLERSTLEHSFVLYPAPAARGTLSAVTWFDDEHLLSNRDGELYWSDFDGTNQVDLGRGYGVLPAYGDADTRGVIVFRPTDTGVRVLQLQIR; via the coding sequence GTGGCTTATGGTAATGACTATACTTACGACTTCAAGACTCATCGCATAATTCAAAAAGGCCACGTTATTATCGATTCGCTGCCCGGCGGTATTGTGGTGACGGCTGATGGTCGTGTACTTGGTAAGCGTACGCCCTACCAGGCGGCGTATAGTATCGGGGATCATATTTTCCGGCTCGAGAAAGATGGTTTTTGGCCTTGGGAAAAGAAATTAATGGTCACGGCGGGGCGGGTGGCGCTGGCTGACTACGTCATTATGGTGCCTAAAAAGCCAGTTGTGACCGAGCTCGATGCGAAGACGCAAATTACGGCTCAGACGATTTCGAAGGATCATCGCCATCTGGCCTACGTGGTGGGGGGGACGGACGCCGCGGTCTATACGCTTGATCTGGGTAACAAGAAGCTCGTGAAGTTATATTCGGCTAAGCCGGCGGTGGCGGCCAGCGAAGGCGTGGCGCCGGTGGGTGCGGAGGTGTTGCATGATGTGGCGTGGTCGGATGATGCGTCGCATTTGTTGATCGTGAGCGAGGTGGGGGGCGTGTTGACGCACCGCTTGGCGGCGGCTGGCGGTGGTGAGCCGGTTAATTTGACTCAGACCTACGGATTTAACTTTAACGGGCTGCATTTTTCGGGCTCAAACTGGCGGCAGATGTATTGGGTGTCGCCGGATGGTTTGCGGCGGCTCGATATGGACGCTGCGGCGGTATCGGGCGTGCTGGCAGATAAGGTTAGTCAGTTTTGGGTGCAGCCCGACCGGGTGCTGTATGTGCAGCAAACTGATCTCGGCCGGTCGCTGTGGAGCCTCGATAGCCGGGGCAAGCGCCAACAAGTGATATCGGCGTTGGTGGAAAGCGATAGCTATAGCGTGGCGCTTTCTCGTTACAACAATGAAGACGAGTTGGCCGTGGTGCCGGCCAAAACCGGCGTGGCGACCTTGTACTCGGGGATATTTAGCGATACTCCGGTGGCCAAGGTGGTGGCTCAGGGGATTGTGAGTGTGAGTTTTTCGCCCAAAAACGGCCGTTTTTTGGCGCTGAATTCGGCGGCGGGTTCGAGCGTGTACGACTTGGAGCGGTCGACGCTGGAGCATTCGTTTGTGCTATACCCTGCCCCGGCGGCTCGCGGAACCTTGAGCGCTGTGACGTGGTTTGACGATGAGCATTTGCTGTCAAATCGAGACGGCGAGCTGTATTGGAGCGATTTTGATGGTACGAATCAGGTAGATTTGGGTCGAGGGTATGGGGTGCTGCCGGCGTATGGTGATGCTGATACTCGGGGCGTGATTGTGTTTCGACCGACCGATACCGGCGTAAGGGTGCTGCAGTTGCAGATTCGCTAG